DNA from Metabacillus flavus:
ATTTAGGGATGCTTTCCCCCTTAAGTCCTTCAGGATAACCTTTCCCGTCATATCTTTCATGGTGGTATTTAACCCCTGGGATCAGGGGGGCCATAGCAGACGCGGGCTCTACATTGGCAAGAATGTTTGCTCCGATTACCGGATGAAGTTTTATTTCTTCAAATTCATCTTCCGTGAGCCTGCCATCCTTTAATAAAATGCTGTCTTTTATTCCTATTTTGCCAATATCATGCAGCAGGGCTGTTTTCTTCAGCAAATCAAGTTCCTCTTTATTCATACCCGATTGTTCACCAATAATAAACGCATATTCGGCGACCCGGATTGAATGGCCTGCTGTGTACAAATCCTTAGCATCTAAAGTCATGGCAAGAGTCCTGAATAGGCTTTCCGTTAGAAGACTGTTTATTCGGTCCTTTGCCTTTAGACCTTCGAGCATCTGATTATAGCCAGCGATAAGCCGGGAGAATTCATCTGAATATACTTCGTTCCGGTACTCATATTTTCCTTTCTTAACGAGCCGCATCCCTTTTTCTAAGCTCGCAATCGGCTCGCCGATGTCCTTCAGCAAAAGGAAACATACGAAGGAAGAAAATGCGATCGACATAAACATAACAATAGCTGCCCAGCTCCAGTATTCCTGCGTCATATCAGCAGCAGCCTCGGAAAGGTGCACTTGTGTTGCCAGGCTGAAGAGGAGGAGGGGGAAAATCCCAATATAGATGGCCGTAAATAAAACCTTGCTTCGAATGGAGGTATATATTTTGGACGGCTGCGCTAAATCCTG
Protein-coding regions in this window:
- a CDS encoding HD-GYP domain-containing protein translates to MKTYSNFIKKVISNYIAGSLIAVFGVGSVFIFSTISISSKEMLLLFGIMLISFLCMIASDVFFLKFQLTPIKKGLLHDASFEEIRKAFDEVHRFPMRTIFRINIPHLFSFSLPGFSLSVYLYQSGLFSFPSYYMILAMVGAILIAGMHSVIEYFLTTSSIKPLLYDLRKRALMLYDQDLAQPSKIYTSIRSKVLFTAIYIGIFPLLLFSLATQVHLSEAAADMTQEYWSWAAIVMFMSIAFSSFVCFLLLKDIGEPIASLEKGMRLVKKGKYEYRNEVYSDEFSRLIAGYNQMLEGLKAKDRINSLLTESLFRTLAMTLDAKDLYTAGHSIRVAEYAFIIGEQSGMNKEELDLLKKTALLHDIGKIGIKDSILLKDGRLTEDEFEEIKLHPVIGANILANVEPASAMAPLIPGVKYHHERYDGKGYPEGLKGESIPKFGRILAVADAYDAMTSDRPYRKGMPVSKALSILREGKGTQWDPKYADLFLEHMENQGYLGEEASS